DNA sequence from the Chryseobacterium indicum genome:
GCCATATTAACATAAGGCCCTCCTGAAACAGGTTTTAGCAATAAAGCAAAAGAATCGGCAAAACTACATGGATAACTTAGCGTATATTCTTCTGATGCCATTATGTAATTAAACTTCACCTGAGATGAAGTGGGTACAAAATCAAATTCCAGAACTGCTGCATTAGTTAATGTTCCGGTTGATCCAATTGCTGCTGCAAGATCAGGATCACTTCCTGTAGAAAGATTATCTCCAAGTGTTGATGATTCATATGTATTCCCAGCTTTTCTGGCATATCCAGTCGAAAGCACAATACCATCTTTAAAAGGAAAATTTGTAGTGCCTCTGTTAAAATATCCCCAAGCTCTGTCCGCTACATTTGGACCTTGATTCGGGCTCACCTGCACGTTGGAAACGTTGGGTGTAACACAGGAATTGGTTCCTGATGAAATCAGCACATCTTTTACCAGCTGCAAAGGGGTATAAGCTGACGCAGGATATGTAGGAGCATTCACATCAATAAAAGCACCCGCTTTCATTGTAAGAGAGGAAGCCTTTTCTTGCTGAGGCTTTCTGTTTGTATTTTTTTGTGAATAAAAGAGACTCGATGAGGAGACCGCAAATAAAGAAAACAATAGTAGATATCTCTTCATAATAATTTTGTTTTAACAAATTTAACTTTTTTTTGAATATACCACACACATATTTGGCATTTTTATATAAAAAAAGCAAAAAAACCTCCCGGTTGGGAGGTTTTCAATTTAAATATCTTTTAATTTCTGTTTTTCAGCAAAATCCATCCGCTTCTCAGCTCGAGTTTTTTACTGGCTGGATTTTCCCATTGTACTCTGTACCAGTAAGTAGCAGTTGGAAGCACCAGACTTCCTCTCAACATTCCGTTCCAGAAAGTCTGGTTCTTGGAAGCTTTGAATACTTCCTGTCCGTATCTGTCGAAAATGGAAGCTGCAAAATTGTTATAATTGCTGATTCCTGTAAAATCTACAATATCATTTTTTCCATCAGAATTTGGTGTAATGGCATTGATTATAACAAATGTAAAGAACGATATGGAAGTGCTGCATTTCGCATCTTTTACCCTTACCAGAAGATTATAATTGGCATTATCCAGTATATTGTAGAAAATATTTGAGGTCTGCCAGCTAAAACCATTATCTGCAGAATACTCCAGAGTTCCGCCTGTCGGGTTTGTCGTAGACAATGTTAAAACATGGTTCTCGTAAGAAATATTTGTGAATTGTGGTAATACCGGATTAATCAGCTGTGCAGAAAATACTTTAGAACAAACTCCATTACTTATCGTTACCGTATAAGTTCCCGGTGTACTTACGGAGATCGTTTGTGTTGTTGCTCCGGTATTCCATACATACGTATAATTTGTTCCTGCACCTGCATCTAAAATTCCTGAATCTCCGGCGCAAACATTAACATCTTTCAGAGTAGAGACAATTGCCGGTACAACCTGAATGGTAATTGAAGTAGGATTAGCCACTTTACATCCGTTTCCTCCTAACGCAAAAACAGAATAAGTAGTCGTGGATGTTGGAGATACAATTTGTGTACTTCCGTTACCCGGTAAACCTACCCATTCGTAAGTAACGCCGCCGGTTGCTGTTAAAGTGACAGATTCACCCGCGCATATTTTCATTTGAGAAGCAGTTAAAACTGCTACAGGAGGAGCCACGATTATTGTAATGGTAGCTGGAGTCGCTGAAACACATCCATTAGCACCCACAGCAAAAACGGTGTAAGTAGTTGTAGAAGTAGGCGAAACTACCTGTGTATTTCCATTTCCTGTAAGTCCTGTCCAGTTATAGGTTGCACCGCCAGAAGCCGTTAAAGTAACAGACTCTCCGGAACATATCTGTAATGCCGTAGAAGTTACAGTTGTTACAGGAGCTGTTGTATTTTGTGTTACCGTAACATTTGCTGTATAAGTACAATTTAAATTTCCTGGCTGGTTGACGTTAGTTACCGTTAAAGTATATACTCCACCCGCGTTTACCACCGGAGTTAATGTATTAGCTCCAGAAACAATATTTCCACCGCCTGTTGCGGTCCATGTAATCGTAGAACCTGCAGGGATTACAGAAGGCGAAGCATTCAATGTAATCTGAGGTGTGGTACAGGTAATCTGCTGAGGCGGATTAATGGTTAAAGTGGTCTGAGGCGTAGATAAAAGCTGTAAGGTTACTACATTCTTACATCCTCCGTTCGTTACCAGAACATATATCGTTTGTCCTCCTGCACTGTTAAAAGACGCAGGATTTGCAATGGTATTCGTATTTCCGGCATTGGCGTCTGCAGCATTCAGATAATAAGCAAAAGTAACCCCTGTTGCTGTCGTAATCTGAGGCTGTGCCTCTGTTAGATTATAATTAATCCCTCCGTTCTGATAACATTTTAATAAAGTTGCATTCTGAACAGTAATAGGTTGGGTAACCTGAACCGTAATTGTGGCAGGCGTGGCAGAAACACATCCGTTCGCACCTACTGCAGTTACCGTATAAGTTGTGGTCGTTGTAGGAGAAACAGTTTGTGTAGCTCCGTTTCCGGGAAGACCTACCCAATTATATGTAGCTCCACCGGAAGCCGTTAAAGTTACCGATTCTCCTGAACAGATTAAAACTTTTGAAGCTGTTAATCCTGTGGTTGGCGGTGCACTGTCTCCTGTAACCGTCACATTCGCGGTTCCTGTACAGGTAAGATTTCCCGGCTGATAAGTATTAGAAATAGTTAAAGTATACGTTCCCGCCGTATTTACCACCGGATTTAAAGTATTGGCGCCTGAAACAATATTTCCGTTTGTTGTTGTCCAGCTGAAGGTAGAACCTGTAGGATATACTGAACTCGAAGCATTTAATGTAACCTGTGAATTCGTACATGTTAAAACTCCCGGTGTGGCAATCGTTGCTGTAATCTGAGGAGCTTTTATCAATTGTAATTCAGCAACTTTAGAACAAAAACCATTTTTAACTAAAACATACACCGTCTGTCCCGGACTTGAAAAAGCGGTCGGATTCGCAATCGTATTTCCGTTCCCCGCAGCTGCATCTGCCTGATTCACATAGTAAGCAAATGTAACTCCCGGTGTTGTACTGATTGAAGACTGCGCCGATGTTAAGTTGAAAGTAGCATTCCCCTGCGTGTAACAGGAAGTAAGTGTTGCATTCTGAACCGTCGGCGAAGTTCCTCCGACAACAGTGATGGAAGCCGTTCCCGGACATGTATTTCCGGGTAAAAATACCTGAACAGAATATACTCCCGGTTGAGTTGCTGTGTAAGAAGCATTGGTTGCTCCCGGAATCGGATTTGTTCCTAAATACCATTGATATGTAGCTCCGCCTCCCTGCACTGATGCCGTAAATGTCTGCGGAGCGTTATCACAAACATTAACTGATGAAGGAAGCGTAACTCCCGCCGGATCTAATAACTGTACCCCAATATCGAAAGATCCTGCTTCAAGAAATACCGCAGAATCGAAATTAGCATCCTGATAATCTGCCAAAACCATTTTAAAATGATAAGTCTGCCCCGGAATTACCGTTGCTGTTGCCGTTAACGGAACAGTACGACCGTTAAAATTGGTTTCAATTTGAGGAATATTATATCCTCCGAAATACGATACGTTTGCAGCTCCACAAGCTAACGGTGCTCCCGTCTGATATTGTGTGGAAGGGTGAATATTGGTCACACTTACAGGACCTGCTCCTCCCGGTAAAACGGCAAGATTGGTATAAGGATCCCCTACTTTTTTCAATAAAAGTGCAAAACCGTCACTGATAGTACAAGGGAAGTTTGTCTGATATTCTTTTGAAGCAAATAAATATCTGAAACTCACTTTTGTAGAAGCCGGAACAAAATCGAATTCGATGTAAGTCGCATCATTAAGCTGATTGTTAGGAACTCCAAGAGCTGCTGCCAAATCTGCATCTCCTCCGGAACCTAAACCGTCACTTAAAGTTCCCTGAAGATCATTTCCTGCTTTTCTCGCATATCCTGTCGTAAGAACAATTCCTTTGGCAAAAGGGAAATTAGTGGTTGCTTTATTAAAATATCCCCAGCTTCTGTTTTGGTCTGTCACTGCTAAATTAGGAGAAACAGATACATTGGTTACGTTAGCTGCGGAACATGTAGATCCTCCACTAATGAGCACATCTTTTACCAGTTGTGTTATGCTGTATGCAGACTCCGGATAAGCCGCAGTATTTACGTCTATAAAAGCTCCGGCTTTCATATTTTCAGGGGTTTGTCTGCTAGTTACACCTTTTCCGTCCCTGCCCTTCTGAGCATTCGCGAAACTCCCTACAAAAACCAAAAGCAAAGCCAAAAATAAATTTTTTGTCCTCCTATTTAACATTTTATATTATTTTAAACAAAAATACTACTTTTT
Encoded proteins:
- a CDS encoding choice-of-anchor L domain-containing protein, yielding MLNRRTKNLFLALLLVFVGSFANAQKGRDGKGVTSRQTPENMKAGAFIDVNTAAYPESAYSITQLVKDVLISGGSTCSAANVTNVSVSPNLAVTDQNRSWGYFNKATTNFPFAKGIVLTTGYARKAGNDLQGTLSDGLGSGGDADLAAALGVPNNQLNDATYIEFDFVPASTKVSFRYLFASKEYQTNFPCTISDGFALLLKKVGDPYTNLAVLPGGAGPVSVTNIHPSTQYQTGAPLACGAANVSYFGGYNIPQIETNFNGRTVPLTATATVIPGQTYHFKMVLADYQDANFDSAVFLEAGSFDIGVQLLDPAGVTLPSSVNVCDNAPQTFTASVQGGGATYQWYLGTNPIPGATNASYTATQPGVYSVQVFLPGNTCPGTASITVVGGTSPTVQNATLTSCYTQGNATFNLTSAQSSISTTPGVTFAYYVNQADAAAGNGNTIANPTAFSSPGQTVYVLVKNGFCSKVAELQLIKAPQITATIATPGVLTCTNSQVTLNASSSVYPTGSTFSWTTTNGNIVSGANTLNPVVNTAGTYTLTISNTYQPGNLTCTGTANVTVTGDSAPPTTGLTASKVLICSGESVTLTASGGATYNWVGLPGNGATQTVSPTTTTTYTVTAVGANGCVSATPATITVQVTQPITVQNATLLKCYQNGGINYNLTEAQPQITTATGVTFAYYLNAADANAGNTNTIANPASFNSAGGQTIYVLVTNGGCKNVVTLQLLSTPQTTLTINPPQQITCTTPQITLNASPSVIPAGSTITWTATGGGNIVSGANTLTPVVNAGGVYTLTVTNVNQPGNLNCTYTANVTVTQNTTAPVTTVTSTALQICSGESVTLTASGGATYNWTGLTGNGNTQVVSPTSTTTYTVFAVGANGCVSATPATITIIVAPPVAVLTASQMKICAGESVTLTATGGVTYEWVGLPGNGSTQIVSPTSTTTYSVFALGGNGCKVANPTSITIQVVPAIVSTLKDVNVCAGDSGILDAGAGTNYTYVWNTGATTQTISVSTPGTYTVTISNGVCSKVFSAQLINPVLPQFTNISYENHVLTLSTTNPTGGTLEYSADNGFSWQTSNIFYNILDNANYNLLVRVKDAKCSTSISFFTFVIINAITPNSDGKNDIVDFTGISNYNNFAASIFDRYGQEVFKASKNQTFWNGMLRGSLVLPTATYWYRVQWENPASKKLELRSGWILLKNRN